Proteins from a genomic interval of Staphylococcus debuckii:
- the hemQ gene encoding hydrogen peroxide-dependent heme synthase, whose product MSQAAETLDGWYSLHLFYAVDWPTLRLVPDEDRIQIVQEFHDFLDKLASVRDDHNGDHALYNITGQKADIFLWVLRPEMQELNSIELALNKLRIADYLVPTYSYVSIIELSNYLAGKSDEDPYENPHVKARLYPELPHSDYICFYPMNKRRNETYNWYMLSMEERKKLMYDHGMIGRKYAGKIKQFITGSVGFDDYEWGVTLFAKDPLQFKKIVYEMRFDETTARYGDFGSFFVGHILPEETLETFFRL is encoded by the coding sequence ATGAGTCAAGCAGCAGAAACTTTAGATGGATGGTACAGTCTCCATCTATTCTATGCAGTAGATTGGCCTACATTGCGTCTTGTACCTGATGAAGACCGTATTCAAATCGTTCAAGAATTCCATGATTTCTTGGACAAATTAGCATCAGTACGTGATGACCATAATGGTGACCACGCACTTTATAATATTACAGGTCAAAAAGCAGACATTTTTTTATGGGTGCTACGCCCTGAAATGCAAGAATTGAACTCAATCGAGCTCGCACTTAATAAATTACGTATTGCGGATTATTTAGTTCCTACTTATTCATATGTTTCTATCATCGAACTCAGCAACTACTTAGCTGGTAAATCAGATGAAGACCCATATGAAAATCCGCATGTAAAAGCCCGTTTATATCCTGAATTACCACATTCAGACTACATTTGTTTCTATCCTATGAATAAACGTCGTAATGAAACTTACAACTGGTATATGTTATCAATGGAAGAACGTAAGAAATTGATGTATGACCACGGTATGATTGGTCGTAAATATGCTGGTAAAATCAAACAATTTATCACCGGATCAGTCGGCTTTGACGATTATGAATGGGGCGTGACATTATTCGCGAAAGACCCGTTACAATTCAAAAAAATCGTGTATGAAATGCGCTTTGATGAAACAACAGCGCGTTATGGCGATTTCGGCAGTTTCTTCGTAGGACACATCTTACCTGAAGAAACATTAGAAACATTCTTTAGATTATAA
- the pta gene encoding phosphate acetyltransferase yields MPSLLNVLQDKLSGKNVKIVLPEGEDERVLTAAVKLHSTDYVEPIVLGNADKVQALAEEKGLDISGIEIMTPETSDLKAELVEAFVERRKGKATKEQAEDMLNNVNYFGTMLVYTGKADGLVSGAAHSTGDTVRPALQIIKTKPGVSKTSGVFFMIKGDEQYVFGDCAINPTLEAADLAEIAVESAKTAKSFGMDPRVALLSFSTKGSAKSDDVEKVESATKQAQEKAEEEGLSDVVIDGEFQFDAAIVPKVAAKKAPDAKIKGDANVFIFPSLEAGNIGYKIAQRLGGYEAIGPVLQGLNSPVNDLSRGCSTEDVYNLSIITAAQTLQ; encoded by the coding sequence ATGCCTAGTTTATTAAATGTATTACAAGACAAACTTTCAGGGAAAAACGTAAAAATCGTATTGCCGGAAGGTGAAGATGAACGTGTATTGACAGCAGCAGTAAAATTACATTCAACTGATTATGTAGAACCTATTGTTTTAGGTAATGCTGACAAAGTTCAAGCGCTTGCTGAAGAAAAAGGTTTAGATATTTCTGGAATTGAAATTATGACACCTGAAACAAGTGATTTGAAAGCAGAACTTGTGGAAGCTTTTGTTGAACGTCGTAAAGGCAAAGCAACAAAAGAACAAGCAGAAGATATGTTGAATAATGTAAATTACTTCGGAACAATGCTTGTGTATACAGGCAAAGCGGACGGACTTGTAAGTGGTGCAGCACATTCAACTGGCGACACTGTACGTCCAGCATTGCAAATTATCAAAACTAAACCAGGTGTATCTAAAACATCAGGTGTCTTCTTTATGATTAAAGGTGACGAGCAATATGTTTTCGGCGATTGTGCTATCAACCCTACTTTAGAAGCGGCAGACTTAGCAGAAATTGCAGTAGAAAGTGCGAAAACAGCTAAAAGTTTCGGTATGGACCCACGCGTAGCTTTATTAAGCTTTTCAACTAAAGGTTCAGCAAAATCTGACGATGTAGAAAAAGTAGAATCAGCTACTAAACAAGCACAAGAAAAAGCTGAAGAAGAAGGTTTGAGTGATGTCGTTATCGACGGTGAATTCCAATTTGATGCGGCTATCGTTCCTAAAGTAGCAGCGAAAAAAGCACCGGATGCAAAAATCAAAGGTGACGCTAACGTATTCATCTTCCCAAGCCTAGAAGCGGGTAATATCGGTTATAAAATTGCACAACGTTTAGGCGGATATGAAGCTATCGGACCTGTATTGCAAGGCTTAAATTCACCAGTAAACGACTTATCACGCGGTTGCTCTACTGAAGATGTCTATAATTTATCAATCATCACTGCAGCACAAACTTTACAATAA
- a CDS encoding lipoate--protein ligase family protein, which translates to MDLVQKYFNDSDWRYIDHSTGLAPMQSFAFDDTFSESTGKDLSCSVVRTWIHQHTVILGTHDARLPHLNDGIRYLVDECGYNVIVRNSGGLGVVLDQGILNISLIFKGKTEVSIDEAFNLMYELICKMFEDEQVQIDTKEIERSYCPGKFDLSINDKKFAGISQRRVRGGIAVQIYLCVEGSGAGRAEMMRHFYQRALQGEETKFKYPDIDPSCMASLEDLLGHPLTVNEVMFKLLYALKALGATLNMDPVTDEEWERFEKYFDRMIERNAKINAKMDD; encoded by the coding sequence ATGGATTTAGTGCAGAAATACTTTAATGACTCAGATTGGCGCTACATCGATCATTCAACAGGTTTAGCGCCGATGCAGTCATTTGCATTTGATGATACCTTTTCAGAAAGTACGGGCAAGGATTTGTCATGCAGTGTGGTCCGTACTTGGATTCACCAGCACACCGTTATATTAGGTACGCATGATGCACGTTTGCCGCATTTAAATGATGGGATTCGTTATCTGGTCGATGAATGTGGTTACAACGTGATTGTGCGCAATTCTGGCGGTTTAGGTGTTGTATTAGATCAAGGTATTTTAAACATCTCTTTAATTTTCAAAGGGAAGACTGAAGTTTCAATCGACGAAGCTTTCAATTTGATGTATGAACTCATTTGTAAAATGTTTGAAGATGAGCAGGTTCAAATTGATACCAAGGAAATTGAACGTTCGTACTGTCCAGGAAAGTTTGATTTAAGTATTAATGATAAGAAATTTGCCGGTATCTCACAAAGACGGGTACGCGGCGGTATTGCAGTCCAAATTTATTTGTGTGTTGAAGGCTCTGGAGCTGGAAGGGCTGAAATGATGCGTCATTTCTATCAACGTGCACTGCAAGGCGAAGAAACGAAATTCAAGTATCCAGACATCGACCCATCTTGTATGGCGTCATTAGAAGACTTGCTCGGGCACCCGCTCACTGTCAATGAGGTCATGTTCAAGTTGCTTTATGCGCTTAAAGCGTTAGGGGCGACTTTGAATATGGATCCAGTTACTGATGAAGAATGGGAGCGTTTTGAAAAATATTTCGATCGTATGATAGAACGTAACGCGAAAATTAATGCAAAAATGGACGATTAA